From one Candidatus Limnocylindrales bacterium genomic stretch:
- a CDS encoding bifunctional precorrin-2 dehydrogenase/sirohydrochlorin ferrochelatase, producing the protein MRGYPVFLDLAGRTCLVVGGGRVGLGKARGLIDAGATVLVVDPAPSDKLLDLERASALVTIAARRFEARDLDGVLLAFACTGEASVNASVVEAAAARGVLVCDAGTGRLPGGGSPATEFASAAIVRRGDLCVAVSSGGTAPALAAYVRDRIASQLGDEAGEAATLLGELRERLIETVEDGGTRRRAIRQVLDSGFVEMLAAGRRVEAAALCDAAVAGARTPSAAQDHRTNAKEDTCTR; encoded by the coding sequence GTGCGTGGCTACCCGGTCTTCCTCGATCTTGCGGGACGGACCTGCCTTGTCGTCGGCGGCGGAAGGGTCGGGCTCGGCAAGGCGCGTGGCCTCATCGATGCCGGGGCGACGGTTCTCGTCGTCGATCCGGCGCCTTCGGACAAGCTTCTCGATCTCGAGCGCGCGAGCGCGCTGGTGACCATCGCGGCCCGGCGCTTCGAGGCCCGCGATCTCGACGGCGTGCTGCTCGCGTTCGCATGCACCGGTGAAGCGTCGGTCAATGCGTCGGTCGTCGAAGCGGCCGCCGCGCGCGGTGTGCTCGTCTGCGACGCAGGCACCGGCCGCTTGCCAGGCGGCGGTTCTCCGGCCACCGAATTCGCCAGCGCCGCGATCGTTCGTCGAGGCGATCTCTGCGTCGCCGTCTCATCGGGCGGTACGGCTCCGGCGCTCGCCGCATACGTGCGGGACCGCATCGCGAGCCAGCTCGGCGACGAAGCGGGCGAGGCCGCGACGCTTCTCGGCGAGCTTCGCGAGCGCCTGATCGAAACCGTCGAGGACGGCGGCACGCGACGGCGTGCGATCCGCCAGGTGCTCGACAGCGGTTTCGTCGAGATGCTCGCCGCGGGCCGGCGCGTGGAAGCCGCCGCGCTCTGCGACGCCGCGGTCGCCGGCGCACGGACGCCGAGCGCCGCTCAGGACCACCGTACGAACGCAAAAGAGGACACATGCACTCGCTGA